Proteins encoded in a region of the Flavobacterium sp. MDT1-60 genome:
- a CDS encoding thiamine phosphate synthase produces the protein MIVITNPSAISNEINIIDSLFEEGLSLLHIRKPDFCEVEMAQFIDQIKVEFRSNLVLHSQHQLAEDFGINRIHFSEKYRNHSHDFAVRFSKPCSSKSTSTHSIEDFNSLENNFDYAFLSPVFKSISKENYHPEKDLFAALKSRTNFKTKVIGLGGIDSENIKKTLENGFNDVALLGSIWNSENPVKQFKLCQQIAQSY, from the coding sequence ATGATTGTGATTACAAATCCTTCTGCCATTTCTAATGAAATCAACATTATTGATTCTTTATTTGAGGAAGGATTGTCTTTGCTTCATATTCGGAAACCTGATTTTTGTGAGGTTGAAATGGCGCAATTTATTGATCAGATAAAAGTAGAATTTAGATCTAATTTAGTTTTACATAGTCAGCATCAATTGGCAGAAGATTTTGGAATTAACCGAATTCATTTTTCTGAAAAATATAGAAACCATTCTCATGACTTTGCTGTAAGGTTTTCAAAACCTTGTAGTTCTAAATCAACATCAACTCATTCCATTGAAGATTTCAATTCTTTAGAGAATAATTTTGACTATGCCTTTTTAAGTCCTGTTTTTAAAAGCATTTCTAAAGAAAATTATCATCCGGAAAAGGATCTTTTTGCTGCTTTAAAATCGAGAACAAATTTCAAAACAAAAGTTATCGGTTTAGGTGGAATCGATTCTGAAAACATCAAAAAAACACTTGAAAACGGATTTAATGATGTCGCCCTTTTAGGAAGCATCTGGAATAGTGAAAACCCTGTAAAACAATTTAAATTATGTCAGCAAATCGCCCAATCGTATTAA
- a CDS encoding hydroxymethylpyrimidine/phosphomethylpyrimidine kinase translates to MSANRPIVLSIAGFDPCGGAGVLADVKTFEQHQVTGFAVITANTIQTENGFYEIQWINLSFVIRSIETLFLSYKIKTVKIGIIPSLHYLNRILSTIKLLSPTTKIVWDPVLKSTTKFEFLKVEEDSDLNKVLSKIDLITPNYNEIEILFPGFIPNKLWLQNEIPTNILLKGGHNESEIGTDRLFLKTGIIDLAPSEKKCFEKHGSGCVLSAAIASNLALDQTLQEACKNAKTYIEKYLSSTSTLIGYHYVQ, encoded by the coding sequence ATGTCAGCAAATCGCCCAATCGTATTAAGCATAGCAGGATTTGATCCTTGTGGTGGCGCGGGTGTTTTGGCAGATGTTAAAACATTCGAACAACATCAGGTGACTGGTTTTGCTGTTATAACTGCAAATACAATTCAGACAGAAAATGGCTTTTATGAAATTCAATGGATCAATTTGAGTTTTGTAATCCGTTCCATTGAAACACTGTTTCTAAGTTATAAAATCAAAACGGTAAAGATTGGAATTATACCAAGTCTGCATTACTTAAACCGGATTCTTTCGACGATAAAACTGTTGTCTCCCACTACTAAAATTGTTTGGGATCCGGTTTTAAAATCCACAACAAAATTCGAATTTTTAAAAGTCGAAGAAGATTCTGATCTTAATAAAGTCCTTTCAAAAATTGATTTGATTACGCCTAATTACAACGAAATTGAAATTTTATTCCCCGGTTTTATTCCAAACAAACTATGGCTCCAAAATGAAATTCCAACCAACATTTTACTTAAAGGAGGACATAACGAATCAGAAATTGGTACTGATCGTTTATTCCTAAAAACCGGAATTATTGATTTAGCCCCTTCAGAAAAAAAATGCTTTGAAAAACATGGTTCCGGCTGTGTATTATCAGCAGCAATCGCCTCAAATCTGGCATTAGATCAAACTTTGCAAGAAGCTTGTAAAAATGCAAAAACCTACATAGAAAAATACCTGAGTTCAACATCAACTTTAATCGGATATCACTATGTACAATAA
- a CDS encoding thiamine phosphate synthase: MYNKLQYISQGNTIEEQLYNIHHALDAGCDWIQMRFKNQTAKNTFALAEAVKFLCEEYLANFIVNDNLYLAQQIAADGVHLGLTDMNIAEARAILGNTKIIGGTANTFEDVENHVKNGCDYIGLGPFRFTSTKEKLSPILGLSSYYTILQKMKDHKIKTPVYAIGGITLNDINPIMETGIHGIAVSGMITKSDQKEKLIQQLNEKLYANVIV, translated from the coding sequence ATGTACAATAAACTGCAATACATTTCGCAAGGAAATACAATCGAAGAACAATTGTATAATATTCATCACGCCTTAGATGCCGGGTGCGACTGGATACAAATGCGTTTCAAAAATCAAACAGCCAAAAACACTTTTGCTTTAGCAGAAGCGGTAAAATTTTTATGCGAAGAATATCTCGCCAATTTTATTGTAAATGACAATTTATATCTCGCACAACAAATCGCAGCAGATGGTGTGCATTTAGGTTTAACCGACATGAATATTGCGGAAGCAAGAGCGATTTTAGGAAATACCAAAATTATTGGAGGAACAGCCAACACCTTTGAAGATGTTGAAAATCACGTAAAAAATGGTTGTGATTATATCGGATTAGGACCGTTTAGATTTACCAGTACAAAAGAAAAATTAAGCCCAATTTTAGGTCTGTCCAGTTATTATACAATTCTTCAGAAAATGAAAGATCATAAAATAAAGACTCCGGTTTATGCTATTGGAGGAATTACATTAAATGACATCAATCCAATAATGGAAACCGGAATTCATGGAATAGCTGTCTCCGGGATGATTACAAAAAGTGATCAAAAAGAAAAATTAATTCAACAACTCAACGAAAAATTATATGCAAACGTCATTGTTTAA
- a CDS encoding thiazole synthase translates to MQTSLFNIGDKTFKSRLFLGTGKFGSNVQMEEAILASESELVTVALKRIDLETDTDAILSHLKHPKINLLPNTSGARNAKEAVFAAQLAREALETNWIKLEIHPDPKYLMPDPIETLKATEELAKLGFFVLPYIHADPVLCKHLESAGTTAVMPLGSPIGSNKGLKTIDFLEIIIEQSNVPVIVDAGIGAPSDAAKAMEIGADAVLVNTAIAVAGNPKLMAEAFREAIIAGRKAFEAKIAHQQNYAVASSPLTSFLYE, encoded by the coding sequence ATGCAAACGTCATTGTTTAATATTGGGGATAAAACTTTTAAATCTCGTCTATTCTTAGGAACAGGAAAATTTGGTTCTAATGTCCAGATGGAAGAAGCGATTTTGGCATCAGAAAGTGAATTGGTGACGGTGGCCTTAAAACGTATCGATCTTGAAACGGATACCGATGCTATTTTGTCGCATTTAAAACATCCTAAAATTAATTTATTACCCAATACTTCTGGCGCAAGAAATGCAAAAGAAGCTGTTTTTGCAGCACAGTTAGCAAGAGAAGCACTCGAAACAAATTGGATAAAACTTGAGATTCATCCGGATCCAAAATATTTAATGCCAGATCCGATTGAAACATTAAAAGCAACGGAGGAATTAGCAAAACTGGGATTTTTTGTATTACCGTACATTCATGCCGATCCTGTTTTATGCAAACATTTAGAAAGTGCAGGAACTACGGCGGTAATGCCATTGGGCTCCCCAATTGGAAGTAACAAAGGCTTAAAAACTATTGATTTCCTTGAAATTATTATCGAACAAAGTAATGTTCCGGTAATTGTAGATGCCGGAATTGGAGCACCATCAGATGCTGCAAAAGCAATGGAAATTGGTGCTGACGCTGTTTTGGTTAATACTGCAATTGCCGTCGCCGGAAATCCAAAATTAATGGCTGAAGCTTTTAGAGAAGCTATTATTGCAGGAAGAAAAGCTTTTGAAGCTAAAATTGCTCATCAGCAAAATTATGCTGTTGCTTCTAGTCCTTTGACATCTTTTTTATATGAGTAA
- a CDS encoding GxxExxY protein, which translates to MTENEISYVVRGAIFKVYNNLGPGLFESVYESALFYELTKTDLKVQKQVEIIIPYGEIILDPAFRIDLLVEDKVIIELKSVEELASIHYKQLSTYLRLSNKKLGLLVNFNTLNILDDIKRIANKV; encoded by the coding sequence TTGACTGAAAATGAAATATCGTATGTAGTTCGAGGAGCAATTTTTAAAGTTTATAATAATTTAGGACCTGGATTATTTGAGTCAGTTTATGAAAGTGCCCTGTTTTATGAATTAACAAAAACAGATTTAAAAGTTCAGAAACAAGTTGAAATTATAATTCCTTACGGAGAAATAATATTAGATCCTGCTTTTAGAATTGATCTTTTAGTTGAAGATAAAGTAATAATTGAATTAAAATCTGTTGAAGAATTGGCATCAATACATTATAAACAGCTTTCTACTTATTTGAGACTCTCGAATAAAAAATTAGGTCTACTTGTTAATTTCAATACTCTAAACATACTAGATGATATAAAACGAATTGCAAATAAGGTATAA
- the thiH gene encoding 2-iminoacetate synthase ThiH: protein MKTFKSVFDNYNWDSIQSKIYQTTSLDVERALAKTNRSLDDFLVLISPVAQNYLEQMAQQCHKLTKKRFGKTIQMYAPLYLSNECQNICTYCGFSLDNKIKRKTLTDAEIKLEVQELKKVGFDHVLLVTGEANYTVNINYFLNAIALIREQFSIISVEVQPLSTEDYERLHEAGVYSVLVYQETYHQEVYKKYHTKGKKSNFDYRLETPDRIGTAGIHKIGLGVLLGLEDWRIDSFFNALHLDYLQRKYWQTKYSVSFPRLRPAEGIIEPNFIMDDKDLTQLICAYRLWNEDLEISISTRENEKFRNNIIPIGVTSMSAGSKTNPGGYVVDPQSLEQFEISDERSAKEISEIIKKSGYEPVWKDWDRTFSQKS, encoded by the coding sequence ATGAAAACATTTAAATCCGTTTTTGACAATTACAATTGGGATTCCATTCAATCTAAAATATACCAGACAACTTCTCTGGATGTCGAACGTGCGTTGGCTAAAACAAACCGGAGTCTTGATGATTTTTTAGTTTTGATTTCTCCTGTTGCCCAAAATTATTTGGAGCAAATGGCACAGCAATGTCATAAACTAACCAAAAAACGTTTCGGAAAAACCATTCAGATGTATGCTCCGCTTTATTTAAGCAACGAATGCCAGAACATTTGTACCTATTGTGGTTTCAGTTTAGACAATAAAATCAAACGAAAAACACTTACTGACGCAGAAATTAAGCTCGAAGTCCAAGAATTAAAAAAAGTTGGTTTTGATCATGTTTTACTAGTTACCGGCGAAGCAAATTACACGGTAAATATTAATTATTTTCTGAATGCAATTGCTTTAATTCGAGAACAATTTTCGATTATCTCTGTTGAAGTTCAGCCGCTATCTACCGAAGATTATGAACGTTTGCATGAAGCGGGCGTTTATTCCGTTTTGGTGTATCAGGAAACCTACCATCAGGAAGTTTATAAAAAATATCACACCAAAGGAAAAAAATCAAATTTCGATTATCGATTAGAAACCCCAGACAGAATCGGAACTGCAGGAATTCATAAAATTGGTTTAGGGGTTCTATTAGGTTTGGAAGATTGGCGAATCGATAGTTTTTTCAACGCGCTGCATTTAGATTATCTACAGAGAAAATATTGGCAGACGAAATATTCGGTTTCATTTCCAAGATTGCGTCCTGCTGAAGGCATTATCGAACCCAATTTCATTATGGATGATAAAGATTTAACACAACTTATTTGTGCTTATCGCCTATGGAATGAAGATCTGGAAATTTCCATTTCGACCCGTGAAAACGAAAAATTCAGAAACAATATTATTCCGATTGGAGTAACCAGTATGAGTGCAGGTTCTAAAACAAACCCCGGTGGTTATGTGGTAGATCCGCAATCCTTAGAGCAATTTGAAATCAGCGATGAAAGATCTGCAAAAGAAATATCAGAAATCATAAAAAAATCAGGCTACGAACCAGTCTGGAAGGATTGGGACAGAACATTTAGTCAAAAGTCTTAA
- a CDS encoding HesA/MoeB/ThiF family protein: protein MSIIQEFLRYNRQTILPEIGDEGQEKLKKSKVLVIGAGGLGCPILQYIATAGVGFIGIMDFDSIEIHNLHRQILYTETEIGKEKALVAKEVVSKLNPLIEVEAINVKLTTENAARIIQQYDVIVDGSDNFATRYLVNDTCVLFQKPLVYGSILKFEGQVAVFNHNGSKNLRDLFPEMPDPKEVPNCNLNGVLGTLPGIIGTMMAHETLKLILELPTLKNELVLFNTLNWGFTKLNF, encoded by the coding sequence ATGAGTATTATACAAGAATTTCTACGTTACAACCGACAAACCATCCTTCCTGAAATTGGCGATGAAGGTCAGGAAAAACTCAAAAAATCCAAAGTTTTGGTTATTGGTGCCGGTGGTTTGGGTTGCCCTATTTTACAATATATTGCAACGGCCGGAGTTGGTTTTATTGGAATTATGGATTTTGATAGTATCGAAATTCACAATTTACACCGACAGATTTTATATACTGAAACTGAAATTGGAAAAGAAAAAGCGCTTGTTGCGAAAGAAGTCGTTTCTAAATTGAATCCCTTAATAGAGGTTGAAGCTATTAATGTAAAATTGACAACTGAAAACGCAGCTAGAATCATTCAGCAATACGATGTTATTGTTGATGGATCAGATAATTTTGCCACACGTTATTTAGTAAACGATACGTGTGTACTATTTCAAAAACCATTGGTATACGGAAGTATTTTAAAATTTGAAGGCCAGGTTGCGGTTTTTAATCATAACGGAAGCAAAAACCTTCGTGATTTATTTCCTGAAATGCCAGATCCAAAAGAGGTTCCGAATTGTAATTTGAATGGCGTTTTAGGAACATTGCCTGGGATCATTGGTACCATGATGGCGCATGAAACACTCAAATTAATTTTAGAATTACCAACCCTAAAAAATGAATTGGTCCTTTTTAACACATTAAATTGGGGTTTTACAAAGTTAAATTTCTAA
- a CDS encoding MOSC domain-containing protein — protein sequence MSAIHVVKEIYIYPIKSLAGISCKNAKAEEMGFENDRRWMLLDAENQMITQREYPVMSQFYPQIADGKISISFKDQKHEFSTTENLDNPIQVNVWDDKSEVVEVNKSTSKWFSDQLGFKCKLVKIIKNGDRKHESSRLKETFNVSLADGYPYLLIGTESLEFLNNKLTEKITIKRFRPNIVISTQKEHEEDGFDTFKIGEVQFKNVKPCGRCIMVNNDPQKGIVKKEPLKTLSKYRNVNNSVLFGTNIVSLNSGIITVGDEVVL from the coding sequence ATGAGTGCAATTCATGTTGTAAAAGAAATTTATATTTATCCGATAAAAAGTTTGGCTGGAATTAGCTGTAAAAATGCTAAAGCTGAAGAAATGGGCTTTGAAAATGATCGTCGTTGGATGTTGCTGGATGCAGAAAATCAAATGATAACGCAAAGAGAATATCCTGTTATGAGTCAGTTTTATCCGCAAATTGCTGATGGAAAAATTAGTATTTCTTTTAAAGATCAAAAGCATGAATTTTCTACAACGGAAAATTTAGATAATCCAATACAGGTGAATGTTTGGGATGATAAAAGCGAAGTTGTTGAGGTAAATAAGTCAACTTCAAAATGGTTTAGTGACCAATTGGGTTTCAAATGTAAACTGGTCAAAATCATTAAAAATGGAGATCGCAAACATGAAAGTTCCCGACTAAAAGAAACCTTTAATGTAAGTTTGGCTGATGGTTATCCGTATTTATTAATTGGAACAGAAAGTCTTGAATTTTTGAATAATAAATTGACTGAAAAAATTACAATAAAAAGATTTCGTCCAAACATTGTGATCAGTACTCAAAAAGAACATGAAGAAGATGGATTCGATACATTCAAAATTGGCGAAGTTCAATTTAAAAATGTAAAACCTTGCGGAAGATGTATTATGGTAAATAATGATCCGCAGAAAGGGATCGTCAAAAAAGAACCTTTGAAAACCTTAAGCAAGTATCGAAATGTAAATAACTCTGTTTTATTCGGAACTAATATTGTTAGTTTGAATTCTGGAATAATTACCGTTGGCGATGAGGTGGTTCTTTAG
- the aat gene encoding leucyl/phenylalanyl-tRNA--protein transferase, which produces MYYLSQELFFPPVSEADEDGILAIGGDLNTERLKLAYKNGIFPWFNEGEPILWWSPDPRMVLFLDELIVSKSMRNILNRNQFKVTFNQNFTAVILNCQKIKRDGQDGTWISNEMIEAYCKLHNQGVAKSVEVWQDEVLVGGLYGIDLGDIFCGESMFSKVSNASKVAFIALVNKLEKENYKLLDCQVYNPHLESLGCREIDRDEFIAILKSK; this is translated from the coding sequence ATGTATTATTTATCTCAAGAACTTTTCTTTCCTCCCGTTTCAGAAGCCGATGAAGATGGCATTCTGGCAATTGGTGGGGATTTAAATACAGAAAGATTAAAGCTGGCTTACAAAAACGGAATTTTCCCTTGGTTTAATGAAGGAGAACCTATTTTGTGGTGGTCGCCAGATCCCAGAATGGTTTTGTTTTTGGATGAATTAATTGTGTCTAAAAGCATGCGTAATATTTTGAATAGAAATCAGTTTAAAGTTACCTTTAATCAAAATTTTACAGCTGTAATTTTGAATTGCCAAAAAATAAAACGCGATGGTCAGGACGGAACCTGGATTTCAAACGAAATGATCGAAGCCTATTGTAAACTGCACAATCAGGGAGTTGCAAAATCTGTTGAGGTTTGGCAGGATGAGGTTTTAGTTGGCGGTTTATACGGAATTGATTTGGGTGATATTTTTTGCGGAGAAAGTATGTTTTCAAAAGTTTCTAATGCCTCAAAAGTTGCTTTTATCGCTTTGGTAAATAAATTAGAAAAAGAAAATTATAAGTTATTAGATTGTCAGGTTTATAATCCGCATTTAGAGAGTTTAGGCTGTCGCGAAATCGATCGTGATGAATTTATAGCTATTTTAAAAAGTAAGTAA
- a CDS encoding DUF3127 domain-containing protein yields the protein MEVTGKVKVVNPEQQVSAAFKKRELVVTTDEQYPQHILIEFTQDKCDLLSSYKQGEAVKVSINLRGREWVNPQGETRYFNSIQGWRIERLAPEGPGQTPPMPAAEAFAPATNLNEDEPDDLPF from the coding sequence ATGGAAGTTACAGGAAAAGTAAAAGTGGTTAACCCAGAGCAACAAGTTAGTGCTGCATTCAAAAAAAGAGAATTGGTTGTTACTACAGACGAGCAATATCCTCAACACATTTTGATTGAATTTACTCAGGATAAATGTGATTTATTGAGCAGCTACAAACAAGGTGAAGCGGTAAAAGTTTCTATCAATTTAAGAGGAAGAGAATGGGTTAATCCACAAGGAGAAACTAGATATTTTAATAGTATTCAAGGTTGGAGAATCGAAAGATTAGCACCAGAAGGTCCTGGACAAACGCCTCCAATGCCAGCTGCAGAAGCTTTTGCTCCGGCAACAAACTTAAACGAAGACGAACCAGACGATTTGCCTTTCTAA
- a CDS encoding flavin reductase family protein, translating into MISINPKEIPTAKLHGYLQSAVGPRPIAFASTISAKGIPNLSPFSFFNVFSANPPILVFSPARRVRDNTVKHTLINVEATREVVINVVNYDLVQQTSLASTEYGEGVNEFIKAGLTQIPSDLVKPYRVKESPVQFECKVTQIIPLGTEGGAGNLILCEVVKMHIHEAVLDENGAIDQHKIDLVSRLGNNWYSRSNQGLFEVPKPLTTLGVGVDVIPNFIKESSVFNGNDLGKLGNIEALPTTEEVSIFVKENFSVKGVLSSDDQEKIHLEAKKYLNKDDIASAWKVLLAKK; encoded by the coding sequence ATGATTAGCATTAATCCAAAAGAGATTCCAACGGCAAAATTACATGGTTATCTGCAAAGTGCTGTAGGGCCAAGACCAATTGCTTTTGCCAGTACAATAAGCGCAAAAGGAATTCCGAATTTGTCACCCTTTAGTTTCTTTAATGTATTTAGTGCCAATCCCCCAATATTGGTTTTTTCGCCGGCACGACGTGTACGTGACAATACGGTGAAACATACGTTGATTAATGTTGAGGCAACTCGTGAAGTTGTTATAAATGTGGTTAATTATGATTTAGTACAGCAAACTTCATTGGCAAGTACAGAATATGGAGAAGGTGTAAATGAGTTTATAAAGGCAGGATTAACACAGATTCCGTCGGATTTGGTAAAACCATATCGTGTAAAAGAGTCTCCGGTGCAGTTTGAGTGCAAAGTCACGCAGATTATTCCTTTAGGAACAGAAGGTGGAGCTGGAAATCTGATACTTTGTGAAGTGGTGAAAATGCATATTCATGAAGCTGTTTTAGATGAAAATGGAGCTATCGATCAACATAAAATTGATTTGGTTTCAAGACTTGGAAATAATTGGTACTCAAGATCGAACCAGGGACTTTTTGAAGTGCCAAAACCGCTAACGACTTTAGGGGTTGGAGTAGATGTAATTCCTAATTTCATCAAAGAAAGCTCAGTCTTTAACGGAAATGATCTCGGAAAATTAGGCAATATAGAAGCCTTGCCTACAACGGAAGAAGTTAGTATATTTGTGAAAGAAAATTTTTCAGTGAAAGGAGTTTTAAGCTCAGATGATCAGGAAAAGATTCATTTAGAAGCCAAAAAATATCTCAATAAAGATGATATTGCATCGGCCTGGAAAGTGCTTTTAGCCAAAAAATAA
- a CDS encoding PAS domain-containing sensor histidine kinase, whose translation MSFSERRNTTRWIIISISFLIISLILWNTYIFFQVFKNEERLKMNLLANAQKALVNADENTDLDLPLEILNNNHSVPVMLTMYGDKIISSVNVPEKIMEDEEKSLSYLKNLKRENDPIVIEYAPGKFQKLYYGNSELINKLKYYPIALLLIIFLFGALIYNFYKSTKMATQNKLWAGMAKETAHQIGTPLSSLIGWVEILRTEEIDPSITVEIEKDIDRLQTITDRFSKIGSIPALEVHDIVSETLSSYEYLQSRFSKQVTFSYDAPKEPVLAMINPTLHSWTIENLVKNAIDAMKGKGTLDLQIEQDAHHVKINIKDSGTGILKKQFKTIFEPGFTTKKRGWGLGLSLTKRIVEEYHRGKIKVLHSEIGKGTTFQILLNKKEQ comes from the coding sequence ATGTCTTTTTCCGAAAGAAGAAATACTACCCGCTGGATTATCATTTCCATTTCCTTTTTAATCATTTCTCTGATTCTTTGGAATACCTATATCTTTTTTCAGGTTTTCAAAAACGAAGAAAGGTTAAAAATGAATCTTTTAGCTAATGCACAGAAGGCTTTAGTTAATGCTGATGAAAACACAGACTTAGATTTACCACTTGAAATTTTAAACAACAATCACTCAGTTCCGGTAATGCTAACGATGTATGGCGATAAGATTATCAGCTCTGTCAATGTGCCGGAAAAAATAATGGAAGACGAGGAAAAATCACTGTCCTATTTAAAAAATTTAAAGCGAGAAAATGATCCGATTGTTATTGAATATGCTCCGGGGAAATTTCAGAAATTATATTATGGAAACTCTGAGTTAATCAATAAACTCAAATATTATCCGATTGCTTTACTACTGATTATCTTTTTGTTTGGTGCATTGATTTACAATTTTTACAAAAGCACCAAAATGGCTACGCAAAATAAGCTATGGGCAGGTATGGCAAAAGAAACGGCTCATCAAATTGGTACGCCTCTTTCTTCCTTAATAGGCTGGGTTGAAATTTTAAGAACAGAAGAAATTGATCCATCCATAACGGTGGAAATTGAAAAAGATATTGACCGATTGCAAACCATTACAGATCGTTTTTCTAAAATTGGTTCTATTCCTGCTTTAGAAGTTCATGATATCGTTTCTGAAACTTTAAGTAGTTATGAATATCTGCAATCACGATTTTCAAAACAAGTCACTTTTTCTTATGACGCTCCAAAGGAACCTGTTTTAGCCATGATAAATCCAACGCTTCATAGCTGGACGATTGAGAATCTTGTTAAAAATGCCATTGATGCTATGAAAGGAAAAGGAACTTTAGATCTTCAAATTGAACAAGATGCGCATCATGTTAAAATAAATATCAAAGATTCAGGAACGGGAATTTTAAAAAAGCAATTCAAAACCATTTTTGAACCTGGCTTTACAACTAAAAAACGCGGTTGGGGATTAGGGCTTTCTTTAACCAAAAGAATTGTAGAAGAATATCACCGTGGCAAAATAAAAGTTTTGCATTCTGAGATTGGAAAAGGAACTACATTTCAGATTTTACTAAATAAAAAAGAGCAGTAA
- a CDS encoding HIT family protein translates to MSLFTKIVNGEIPSYKIAENDNYLAFLDVNPNAKGHTLCIPKQEIDKIFDMDDELYLGLMKFSKKVAIALEKTVPCKRVGMAVVGLEVPHAHVHLIPLNHMDEMRFQNKVSLSKEEFEALAKSIQANL, encoded by the coding sequence ATGAGCTTATTCACGAAAATAGTAAACGGAGAAATTCCTTCTTATAAAATTGCCGAAAACGATAATTATTTGGCTTTTTTAGATGTAAATCCAAATGCAAAAGGGCACACGCTTTGTATTCCAAAACAAGAAATCGACAAGATTTTTGATATGGATGATGAATTGTATTTAGGGCTAATGAAGTTTTCTAAGAAAGTTGCAATTGCTTTAGAAAAAACCGTTCCTTGCAAAAGAGTTGGTATGGCAGTTGTTGGTTTAGAAGTTCCTCACGCACACGTTCATTTGATTCCTTTAAATCATATGGATGAGATGCGTTTTCAAAATAAAGTCTCACTTTCTAAAGAAGAATTTGAAGCTTTGGCTAAAAGCATTCAGGCGAATTTGTAA
- the greA gene encoding transcription elongation factor GreA produces the protein MSNVSYYTAEGLKKLKEELEHLKSVMRPKASQDIAEARDKGDLSENAEYDAAKEAQGLLEMRIAKLEEVYSNARLIDESQLDVSKALVLSNVKIKNQSNGMEMKYTLVAESEADLKTGKISVTSPIGKGLLGKSVGEVAEITVPNGVLKFEILEISRD, from the coding sequence ATGAGTAATGTATCTTATTATACAGCAGAAGGATTAAAAAAATTAAAAGAGGAGTTGGAGCATTTAAAAAGTGTAATGCGTCCTAAGGCATCTCAAGATATAGCAGAAGCAAGAGATAAAGGTGATTTATCTGAAAATGCCGAATATGATGCAGCAAAAGAAGCGCAGGGCTTATTAGAAATGAGAATTGCTAAACTGGAAGAAGTGTATTCTAACGCCAGATTAATAGACGAATCACAATTGGATGTTTCGAAAGCATTGGTGCTTTCTAATGTAAAAATTAAGAACCAAAGCAACGGAATGGAAATGAAATATACACTTGTTGCTGAAAGTGAAGCCGACCTTAAAACTGGAAAAATCTCAGTAACATCTCCTATTGGAAAAGGTTTACTTGGAAAATCTGTTGGGGAAGTTGCCGAAATTACGGTTCCAAACGGAGTTCTGAAATTTGAAATTCTTGAAATTTCCAGAGATTAA